The Pseudomonadota bacterium genome includes a window with the following:
- a CDS encoding glutamine synthetase gives MAEATTLQALSFEHVSSVMRDHNIRKVKLGGFDIDGVLRGKYISLDKFESAARDGFGFCDVIFGWDCADVLYDNARFTGWHTGYPDTHARIDLSTYRVLPWEPDTAFFIADFVDRDGGPLKISPRQVLQRVVAHARKLGFEATMAAEYEFFFFRETAQSMRDKNFLDMTPLTPGMFGYSVTRSGANAEFVHDIIDSMSAFDVPLEGFHTETGPGVYEAAIRYDNALSAADKAALFKTMLKVVAARRDCLVTFMAKWNESLPGCGGHLHQSLRRLDGSPAFHDADAPRGFSKTMRHYIGGQLALMPELTALSAPTINAYKRLVPGMWAPTSANWGIENRTTTVRAIPGSPSSTRVEYRLPGADANPYLAMAASLASGLYGIENEIDPGEPTVKGYEDHARPLPRTLDEATDRLERSEAAQALLGEAFVDHFARTRRWETRQFQKAVTDWERSRYLEII, from the coding sequence ATGGCTGAGGCAACCACGCTGCAGGCGCTATCTTTCGAGCACGTCTCATCGGTGATGCGCGACCACAACATCCGCAAGGTGAAGCTCGGCGGGTTCGACATCGACGGCGTCCTGCGGGGCAAGTACATCTCCCTCGACAAGTTCGAATCTGCCGCCCGCGACGGCTTCGGCTTCTGCGACGTCATCTTCGGATGGGACTGCGCCGACGTGCTCTACGACAACGCGCGTTTCACCGGATGGCACACGGGCTACCCCGACACCCACGCCCGCATCGATCTGTCGACCTACCGGGTGCTGCCCTGGGAGCCGGACACCGCCTTCTTCATCGCCGACTTCGTCGATCGCGACGGCGGACCGCTCAAGATCTCACCGCGACAGGTGCTGCAGCGCGTCGTGGCGCACGCGCGCAAGCTCGGGTTCGAGGCCACCATGGCGGCGGAATACGAGTTCTTCTTCTTCCGCGAGACCGCGCAGTCGATGCGCGACAAGAACTTCCTCGACATGACCCCGCTCACCCCGGGCATGTTCGGGTACAGCGTCACCCGGAGCGGCGCCAACGCCGAGTTCGTGCACGACATCATCGACAGCATGAGCGCCTTCGACGTTCCGCTCGAGGGCTTTCACACCGAGACCGGCCCCGGCGTGTACGAAGCCGCCATCCGCTACGACAACGCCCTCAGCGCCGCCGACAAGGCCGCGCTGTTCAAGACCATGCTGAAGGTGGTGGCGGCACGCCGCGACTGCCTCGTGACCTTCATGGCCAAGTGGAACGAATCGCTCCCGGGCTGCGGGGGCCATCTTCACCAGAGCCTGCGACGACTCGACGGCTCGCCGGCCTTCCACGATGCCGACGCCCCGCGAGGCTTCTCGAAGACCATGCGCCACTACATCGGGGGGCAGCTCGCGCTCATGCCCGAGCTCACCGCGCTGTCGGCCCCCACCATCAACGCGTACAAGCGCCTGGTGCCCGGCATGTGGGCCCCCACAAGCGCCAACTGGGGCATCGAGAACCGCACCACCACCGTGCGCGCCATCCCTGGCAGCCCGTCGTCGACCCGCGTCGAGTACCGTCTGCCCGGCGCAGATGCCAACCCGTACCTGGCCATGGCCGCCAGCCTCGCCTCAGGGCTGTACGGCATCGAGAACGAGATCGACCCGGGCGAGCCCACGGTGAAGGGATATGAGGATCACGCCCGCCCCCTTCCCCGCACGCTCGACGAGGCCACCGACCGCCTCGAGCGCAGCGAGGCGGCGCAGGCGCTGCTGGGTGAGGCCTTCGTCGACCACTTCGCCCGCACGCGCAGGTGGGAGACGCGGCAGTTCCAGAAGGCCGTCACCGACTGGGAGCGCAGCCGCTACCTCGAGATCATCTGA
- a CDS encoding aldehyde dehydrogenase family protein, with protein MTSTLALPRLEPGKLFIDGRAAEGGGTPHDVFNPATGARLTTVASATPEDVDRAVAAARRAFESGPWPTMDAVEREKILWRMGDLIEQSKDELALLESLQNGKTVAEAHRGDLPPSYDVFRYYAGWARKIQGETIPVEGGALNYTLYEPMGVVGAIVAWNYPLLLACWKVAPALAAGNTVVLKPSVLTPLTALRLAEIGREAGLPDGVLNVITGDGAGAGMALARHNDVDKLAFTGSTEVARALLKASAESNLKRLSLELGGKSPQIVFPDADLDAAVEAAFKGIFANKGEICSAGSRIILHTDIHDDFVARLVAKAETLRCGDPLDPATGMGSQISQAQLDRIAGYVAQAKAEGATLRCGGARDVEGANASGFFYRPTVFSDVRPDMAIAREEVFGPVLSCLRFSSEDEAVAIANGTVYGLVSAVWTKDIARAHDLARRIKAGSVWINMWNGFDSASPFGGYKQSGFGREMGQHALESYTQVKSVWVSLKR; from the coding sequence AACGGGCGCGCGCCTGACCACCGTGGCGTCGGCCACCCCCGAAGACGTCGATCGCGCCGTGGCCGCCGCCCGCCGCGCCTTCGAGAGCGGGCCCTGGCCCACGATGGATGCCGTCGAGCGCGAGAAGATCCTCTGGCGCATGGGCGATCTCATCGAGCAGAGCAAGGACGAGCTCGCCCTGCTCGAATCGCTGCAGAATGGCAAGACGGTGGCCGAAGCCCATCGCGGCGACCTGCCCCCTTCATACGACGTCTTCCGCTACTACGCCGGGTGGGCGCGCAAGATTCAGGGCGAGACCATCCCCGTGGAGGGCGGCGCCCTCAACTACACGCTGTACGAGCCCATGGGTGTGGTGGGGGCCATCGTGGCCTGGAACTACCCGCTGCTGCTGGCCTGCTGGAAGGTAGCCCCCGCCCTCGCCGCGGGGAACACCGTCGTGCTCAAGCCCTCGGTGCTCACCCCCCTCACCGCGCTTCGCCTGGCAGAGATCGGCCGCGAGGCGGGGCTTCCCGACGGCGTGCTGAACGTGATCACCGGCGACGGCGCAGGCGCTGGCATGGCCCTGGCCCGCCACAACGACGTCGACAAGCTCGCCTTCACGGGCAGCACCGAGGTGGCGCGCGCCCTTCTGAAGGCGTCAGCCGAGAGCAACCTCAAGCGCCTCTCGCTCGAGCTGGGGGGCAAATCGCCCCAGATCGTCTTCCCCGACGCAGACCTCGACGCCGCCGTTGAGGCCGCGTTCAAGGGCATCTTCGCCAACAAGGGCGAGATCTGCAGCGCCGGCTCGCGCATCATCCTCCACACCGACATCCACGACGACTTCGTCGCTCGCCTGGTGGCGAAGGCAGAGACGCTGCGCTGCGGTGACCCCCTCGATCCGGCAACCGGCATGGGCAGCCAGATCTCACAGGCGCAGCTCGACCGCATCGCCGGCTATGTGGCCCAGGCGAAGGCCGAAGGGGCCACCCTGCGGTGCGGCGGTGCGCGTGACGTCGAGGGCGCCAATGCCTCTGGCTTCTTCTACAGGCCCACGGTGTTCAGCGACGTGCGCCCCGACATGGCCATCGCGCGTGAAGAGGTGTTCGGTCCTGTTCTGTCGTGCCTGCGGTTCAGCAGCGAAGACGAGGCCGTTGCCATCGCCAACGGCACCGTGTACGGCCTCGTCTCGGCGGTGTGGACGAAGGACATCGCCCGCGCGCACGATCTCGCCCGTCGGATCAAGGCCGGCTCGGTCTGGATCAACATGTGGAACGGCTTCGACAGCGCCTCGCCGTTCGGCGGCTACAAGCAGAGCGGCTTCGGTCGCGAGATGGGCCAGCACGCCCTCGAGAGCTACACCCAGGTGAAGTCGGTGTGGGTCTCGCTCAAGCGCTGA
- a CDS encoding amino acid permease, with product MSEELTRETEEARRDAAELSRMGYAQELFRDMGGFSNFALSFSLISIITGITQLYDFGLKMGGPFEMLVGWPVVTTFSLFVALSMAELASAFPTSGAMYHWACKLGGAHWGWLTAWLNIVGLVTLVAAVDYGCAQFALPLIGVEGTSLNLLATYALILISHGLINHFGIRLVAWLNDFSVTVHMVGVTALIGALWLYAPHQSPEFLTLQQSFGDDAPKPYLFAFIVGLLQAQWTMTGYDASAQVSEETVEPRVRVPWGIVMAVVVSAVFGYIFIIMLTLSIPAIDGVLATKDASGTDVPAIIAILTRSLGPRVGWTLSALVVGTAWFCGLSAITSVSRAIYAFSRDDGMPLSSLWRRVSPRFGTPAAAIWLTVGTAFGAAVYSKALAAIISISVVAIYLSYILPVVLDWKHELSGGETLRGPWNLGRFSRPVHAVAIAWTAFITVVLVIPIPANPLTGYTLLGTLFVLGVYHVVWARHHFQGPEFLRESPQTLQA from the coding sequence GTGAGCGAAGAGCTGACGCGCGAGACCGAGGAGGCACGCCGTGACGCGGCTGAGCTCTCACGCATGGGCTATGCCCAGGAGCTCTTCCGCGACATGGGCGGCTTCTCGAACTTCGCCCTCTCGTTCTCGCTCATCTCCATCATCACGGGCATCACCCAGCTCTACGATTTCGGCCTGAAGATGGGAGGGCCGTTCGAGATGCTGGTCGGGTGGCCTGTGGTCACCACGTTCAGCCTTTTCGTGGCCCTCAGCATGGCCGAGCTGGCGTCGGCCTTCCCCACCTCCGGCGCCATGTACCACTGGGCCTGCAAGCTGGGGGGCGCGCACTGGGGCTGGCTCACCGCCTGGCTCAACATCGTGGGGCTGGTGACCCTTGTGGCGGCGGTCGACTACGGCTGCGCGCAGTTCGCCCTCCCCCTGATCGGCGTGGAGGGAACCTCTCTCAACCTGCTCGCCACGTACGCGCTGATATTGATCTCGCACGGCCTGATCAACCATTTCGGAATCCGCCTCGTGGCGTGGCTGAACGACTTCAGCGTCACCGTGCACATGGTGGGCGTGACCGCCCTCATCGGTGCCCTCTGGCTGTACGCCCCGCACCAGTCGCCCGAGTTCCTCACCCTTCAGCAGAGCTTCGGCGATGACGCGCCCAAGCCGTATCTCTTCGCATTCATCGTGGGACTGCTGCAGGCGCAGTGGACCATGACGGGCTACGACGCGTCGGCCCAGGTGAGCGAGGAGACGGTGGAGCCGCGCGTTCGCGTGCCCTGGGGCATCGTGATGGCCGTGGTGGTGTCGGCCGTGTTCGGATACATCTTCATCATCATGCTCACGCTCTCCATCCCCGCCATCGACGGGGTGCTCGCGACCAAGGACGCCAGCGGAACCGACGTGCCCGCCATCATCGCCATCCTCACCCGCAGCCTCGGCCCGCGGGTCGGCTGGACCCTGTCGGCCCTCGTGGTGGGAACCGCCTGGTTCTGCGGCCTGTCAGCCATCACGTCGGTGTCGCGCGCCATCTACGCGTTCTCGCGAGACGATGGCATGCCGCTGTCATCGCTGTGGCGGCGTGTGAGTCCGCGCTTCGGCACGCCCGCCGCCGCCATCTGGCTCACCGTGGGCACGGCCTTCGGCGCCGCGGTCTACAGCAAAGCCCTGGCCGCCATCATCAGCATCAGCGTGGTGGCCATCTACCTGTCGTACATCCTGCCCGTGGTGCTCGACTGGAAGCACGAGCTCTCTGGTGGCGAGACCCTCCGGGGGCCCTGGAATCTCGGGCGCTTCAGCCGTCCGGTGCATGCCGTGGCCATCGCGTGGACCGCCTTCATCACTGTGGTGCTCGTCATCCCCATTCCCGCCAATCC
- a CDS encoding iron-containing alcohol dehydrogenase, with translation MTSVPTAAFSFPTRVFFGAATIEKLAEHARALKMTRPLIVTDAGMVAAGLLARVTEPLRADGLPHDVFDGVEGNPTEKSVHPGVALFKASGCDGVIALGGGSAIDAAKAIRLAITHTRPLHEYDDLLGGDRLISADLPPMIAIATTSGTGSEVSRSTVIDLEATSRKTVIFSPFLMPTIAIADPELTVKLPGHLTAWTGIDALTHNVEAYLARGYHPMADAIALHGITLVGRYLRRAVADGSDLEARSNMMMASMMGAVAFQKGLGTTHSLAHPLSSEAGLHHGLANAIMLPHVLRFNAQAVPQRLADIGRALDAEATADGAFAAVQTLLDDVGIPRTLRESGVTETHIDAMVPLAVQDGCHASNPRVTTADDFRALYLAAL, from the coding sequence ATGACCTCGGTTCCCACCGCCGCGTTCAGCTTTCCCACCCGCGTCTTCTTCGGAGCAGCGACCATCGAGAAGCTGGCCGAGCACGCCCGCGCCCTGAAGATGACCCGCCCGCTCATCGTCACCGATGCCGGCATGGTGGCCGCCGGGCTGCTCGCGCGGGTCACAGAGCCCCTGCGCGCCGACGGCCTGCCCCATGACGTGTTCGACGGCGTGGAGGGCAACCCGACCGAGAAGAGCGTTCACCCTGGCGTGGCGCTGTTCAAGGCGAGCGGTTGCGATGGCGTCATCGCCCTGGGCGGGGGCAGCGCCATCGACGCAGCCAAGGCCATCCGGCTGGCGATCACCCACACGCGCCCGCTGCACGAGTATGACGATCTTCTCGGTGGAGACCGCCTCATCAGCGCCGACCTGCCGCCCATGATCGCCATCGCCACCACCTCCGGCACCGGCAGCGAGGTCTCTCGAAGCACGGTCATCGACCTCGAGGCCACGAGTCGCAAGACCGTCATCTTCAGCCCGTTCCTCATGCCCACCATCGCCATCGCCGACCCCGAGCTCACCGTCAAGCTCCCGGGGCATCTGACCGCGTGGACCGGCATCGACGCCCTCACCCACAACGTGGAGGCGTACCTGGCCAGGGGATATCACCCCATGGCAGATGCCATCGCGCTGCACGGCATCACCCTGGTGGGGCGCTATCTGCGCCGCGCTGTTGCAGACGGCAGCGACCTCGAAGCTCGTTCGAACATGATGATGGCCAGCATGATGGGCGCTGTCGCCTTCCAGAAGGGGCTGGGCACGACCCATTCCCTGGCCCACCCGCTCTCTTCAGAGGCGGGGCTGCATCACGGGCTGGCCAACGCCATCATGCTCCCCCACGTGCTGCGCTTCAATGCGCAGGCCGTGCCGCAGCGCCTCGCAGACATCGGTCGCGCCCTCGACGCCGAGGCAACCGCTGATGGGGCCTTCGCCGCCGTGCAGACCCTCCTCGACGATGTGGGCATTCCGCGCACGCTGCGCGAGAGCGGCGTCACCGAAACCCACATCGACGCCATGGTGCCCCTCGCCGTGCAAGACGGGTGTCATGCCAGCAATCCGCGCGTCACCACCGCAGACGACTTCCGCGCCCTCTACCTCGCCGCCCTGTGA